The genomic DNA TATTGGGTTTGCCctgttgatgatgatactaaTTGTGATATATCAAGCCATAAGTTCCTCAACAGTCGACAAACGCAGAGCTTAGTACCAAACAATTGAGGCAAACCTAAACAAATTGCACCTGCAATATACACAACTTCATATTATTGAAATGCATTCAAAATGTTACAAATCGTATATATATTAGATTTATTGTATATTAGATTTGAATCAATGAAGGGTATTTGTATAATAGCATAGAGTCATGGAAAATGGATTCGAGTGTTTAGTTTTATACTATTATATGTCAATTAAAAATGCTCCTCACCCAGTATTTGTTTCGCACAGGTGACGACAATATGCATGGCCTCAGTAATATCGGTGAAAGCTCTTGCGAAAGCCACACCATGAATTTCTGTCCATCTAACCCTTTCATAGTTCTCAATATCACCGCTGCGGGTCATACTAATATCTTTGGAGGcaccttcaaaatcaaattttttattgagACCAGAGCGATGTGAAATCTCCAGTTGAGCTTTTCGTTGCTCGAATTCTGACAGAAAGTCGTATAATTTTTTCCTGGAAAGAACTGGATTTGGTAGATATATTGggattttatttttggatCTAAAACAATTGGATAGAATGTAGAAGATAAATATCACTGATGAAACACTATCCCTTCTTAAGGATAATAATGCCCTGGTAGTATCGTTGTCAAGATCTTGATCCCAaacttcaaagaaagaaccAGAAACTCTCGCTTCGATGACCTTTTCGAGCAAAAACTCACATGCATCCAAGAGATGCTCATATTTAGAcggtgaaaaatttgagataAAAACGGGCTCCTGCTTTGCCCTTGTCAAAAGTTCTCTGACAGCAAGCATACTTTGGGTTAATCTTACCTCCCTTATATGTGATAAGGCCAAGGTTAATTCGGTTGGAGAGTCATTAGCATCACGATATAAGTATCTGTCTGTCACAGCCTGGTAAGATTGGCTAATATGTGCTAGTAGGGAAGACACAGAGAAGCGCAGTTCAGAGCGGGCCTTAAATGACCATACCACCCAGTTGATTGGAACAGATAACAGCATTGCAACAATAAAGGAAAGCCCCGTCACCCAGGtgtttttccaaatttcaGCTGTGTTAAGGGAACCTTCACCCTTTGAATAGGGTTCCAACGCAATGACGGTGTAACATATCAATGCAATAAAGCTTCCCTTTGTATTATTGTAAACCAAAAAGTTGAAGGcaaatatgaaaagaatTATACCTCCAAACGTGCAAATGACATACGGACTACCAAAGTGTCTGGCTTGATTAGCTGCCCATCCCCAAAAAATACCAATCAAAGCAAAACTAAATCTCCTTGCCAATGCAGCCCACTTGCCAGAAAACTTTCTGTGAgctaaaaaataaaacatCATTGGTGCCCACCAACATTGGTATGAATCATACCAATTGTAGGACTGTGGCAGCCACCCTGGGAGACACAAAAAGATTATTACAAATAAAACTTTGATTGTCCATTTCATCTCAGGTCCAACTAATGCGGAACTTAATTTCCACAATTTGTAACGCCAAGGATTTTGGGTAGTatgaaagttgaaatcaTTATGATCGATGGCGCGCAACGAAGTTTGACCGTTTTTACTTGCTTGTCTGCTGTACTTATGCCTAGAAGTATAGGCATTATAGGACCGctcaaatatatcatcCACATCCCTCTTGGTTTCGAAGTAGTGTAAAACGTTTCCAGCTCCCTCATCAAGTGCACATTGTTTTGGTAATCGAATTGATGCCCTAGAAAGAGGGTAGTGCTGAGGAACAATATGCCAATGTAATTCTGTACCTAGCTCATAACAGCAGTGAGATGCTTCGATCATGTGCTTAGCTGCATTCCTTaaatatctcaaaaataaaaatatgtCAACAAAGTCTGCATTCGTCAACATGTCTTTACCAAAAAAACTTgattttgtaaaatttttgtaGCATACATCAAGCTTGtaaattttccttttgagaCGTGTTTTAGAGCGGTTCAATAAGTTATCTAGCGCATCTAAGTCTATCTTTCCAGATTTCGTagttttatattttgatagAGTTGATGACATATTCTCCAACATAATGACCATTTCAAGCATTAATCCAAAGATGGGAGCTGAAAATGTTGATCTTAGAACACTCAAATATATTTCATCGTTAAGTGAAGAGCCATAAGGAAGGGATATGCCATTTCTTGTGAAGGGAGTGGACGCGCCAGAAACATTTGACGGAGTTATATCACCGGTAGTAAAATTGCTTTCTGGATCTCCACTGGCTTCACGAAACTTCTTTTGCTCAACAAGG from Zygotorulaspora mrakii chromosome 7, complete sequence includes the following:
- the OST4 gene encoding olichyl-diphosphooligosaccharide--protein glycotransferase OST4 (similar to Saccharomyces cerevisiae OST4 (YDL232W); ancestral locus Anc_2.37), with amino-acid sequence MIDDEQLNKLAIGFALLMMILIVIYQAISSSTVDKRRA
- the BRE4 gene encoding Bre4p (similar to Saccharomyces cerevisiae BRE4 (YDL231C); ancestral locus Anc_2.38), producing the protein MSLESLSDSRPRNLDSGISKGSYSHASYASLRGMGPGNGIGNANLKGSTKGSQVFSSPVSRVSLSRLRLGNSAKEKKWEELEDFNIEELRDGFFDAVFTKAERLNSDKEEDEQLIGTKKSENTSGNFLSYAKNLQNDFFSNALPIFKYFIAYFIALVICVIHRSGNWVGHQYRYFLPIAVLIHHPVRTVGVQLEMTIASVLGASLGLGWSALAWYVSVATKVTASHQGGVLFGSLVIALLFSIWLKELYQRILYISLSFNVAIIFLHNVSLVSSRDELRWTTFWDFGISYLFGILLSLLICVLVSPRSGNTELIEHYSNAIANMRNFLAALVNKDEAFDEEKLHLLQKSMIKSLNVGLSEGYREFANQWTLSRYDKSKLKNFRNSLTTLMSPLRILPLSQRLLNRAELDRLYDLVEQKKFREASGDPESNFTTGDITPSNVSGASTPFTRNGISLPYGSSLNDEIYLSVLRSTFSAPIFGLMLEMVIMLENMSSTLSKYKTTKSGKIDLDALDNLLNRSKTRLKRKIYKLDVCYKNFTKSSFFGKDMLTNADFVDIFLFLRYLRNAAKHMIEASHCCYELGTELHWHIVPQHYPLSRASIRLPKQCALDEGAGNVLHYFETKRDVDDIFERSYNAYTSRHKYSRQASKNGQTSLRAIDHNDFNFHTTQNPWRYKLWKLSSALVGPEMKWTIKVLFVIIFLCLPGWLPQSYNWYDSYQCWWAPMMFYFLAHRKFSGKWAALARRFSFALIGIFWGWAANQARHFGSPYVICTFGGIILFIFAFNFLVYNNTKGSFIALICYTVIALEPYSKGEGSLNTAEIWKNTWVTGLSFIVAMLLSVPINWVVWSFKARSELRFSVSSLLAHISQSYQAVTDRYLYRDANDSPTELTLALSHIREVRLTQSMLAVRELLTRAKQEPVFISNFSPSKYEHLLDACEFLLEKVIEARVSGSFFEVWDQDLDNDTTRALLSLRRDSVSSVIFIFYILSNCFRSKNKIPIYLPNPVLSRKKLYDFLSEFEQRKAQLEISHRSGLNKKFDFEGASKDISMTRSGDIENYERVRWTEIHGVAFARAFTDITEAMHIVVTCAKQILGEEHF